In a single window of the Pongo abelii isolate AG06213 chromosome 1, NHGRI_mPonAbe1-v2.0_pri, whole genome shotgun sequence genome:
- the LDLRAD2 gene encoding low-density lipoprotein receptor class A domain-containing protein 2, with protein sequence MEACCLLQLLQRLLLLGAAALTATALETADLADLCGQTWQGDGLLLRSHAASRGFYFVAPDTDCALWVQAAAPGDRIRFQFRFFLVYSLTPAPPALNTSSPAPADPCAPASYLQFYEGPPGAPRPLGSPLCGLTIPVPVASSGPFLGLRLVTRGRQPRVHFVGEVTSFRLGPCGAYFQCQNGRCIPSSLVCDPWGMDNCGDGSDQGSWSPADCRGPSPVPSQTGSTDAYTSRPPTPSPALGSAGSLWIAAERSPPAGRDPTRQDAALEGYTLLLLFPPKSHLSLSR encoded by the exons ATGGAGGCTTGTTGTCTTCTGCAGTTGCTGCAAAGGTTGCTCTTGCTGGGGGCAGCTGCCCTGACTGCAACTGCTTTGGAGACAG CCGACCTGGCGGACCTGTGCGGGCAGACGTGGCAGGGGGACGGGCTGCTGCTGCGCTCGCACGCCGCGTCGCGCGGCTTCTACTTCGTGGCTCCGGACACCGACTGCGCGCTCTGGGTGCAGGCGGCGGCCCCCGGCGACCGGATCCGCTTCCAGTTCCGCTTCTTCCTGGTCTACAGCCTGACCCCCGCGCCCCCGGCGCTCAACACCTCCTCCCCGGCCCCGGCCGACCCGTGCGCCCCCGCCTCCTACCTGCAGTTCTACGAGGGCCCACCGGGGGCGCCCAGGCCCCTGGGGTCCCCCCTGTGCGGCCTGACCATCCCGGTGCCTGTGGCATCCTCCGGACCCTTCCTAGGCCTGCGCCTGGTCACGAGAGGCCGCCAGCCCCGCGTGCACTTCGTGGGCGAAGTCACCTCTTTCCGTCTGG GACCTTGTGGTGCCTACTTCCAATGCCAGAATGGCAGGTGCATCCCCTCAAGCCTCGTGTGTGACCCCTGGGGCATGGACAACTGTGGCGACGGCAGTGACCAGGGCTCCTGGTCACCAGCTGACTGCAGAG GTCCCTCTCCGGTGCCCAGCCAGACAGGAAGTACAGATGCCTATACCTCCAGACCCCCGACTCCCTCCCCAGCTCTTGGGTCTGCAGGATCCCTCTGGATTGCAGCTGAGAGGAGTCCCCCAGCAGGCAGGGACCCCACGAGACAAGATGCAGCTTTGGAAGGTTACACCCTGCTCCTACTCTTCCCACCAAAATCACACCTGTCCCTCTCTAGGTGA